In Dreissena polymorpha isolate Duluth1 chromosome 11, UMN_Dpol_1.0, whole genome shotgun sequence, the genomic window ATGAAGTGATTTATTTCGAGCTTTGAAGTTaaatagacatattactctgagTTAAATTGTTTCTTATTTGATTGGGGTATGTACCTTATATTTAAACGTTTGAAGCATCCTAATAGTATCGCAGATCGCATGTTAATAATGATTAATTCTTGATACGTTCAGGTTACACGAGTTTGAAGAAGTACAGATTGCGTTTAGCAAGATGTGGAACCTTTCAGTGGATATGGAAGCCGCGCAAAGAGAATCAAGGATGCAGAACAAGGTTTGTGCTTTCAAAGAATCCTATATGTTATGTTagcatgtttttgtaacattatAACTTACACAATACTTGTAGTAGCATAAActgttgtgtttcgtcacagaaattactttaaacgagaaacataataaattgcatttttaacttaatgtaaataaatttacGAAAAGCTGTCTCAGTAGAAATTTAAGTTAAGAACAGAAAGTATGTGATATAAATGATCATGCCCGGCTTAGCTCTGCTGTAATTGTTTGTCTAAATATAACGTCATTTGGAAATGCTGTGATTGTATTGAGTCACTGAAACATAGATAGCACGAACCGATTATGTTATAcgatacatttcagaaaattgtttTAGCGTTATATGTTAATGATTGCCGTAAAAACCAATGgttcatatttcatattttgttatggcccccttcgaagaaaaggggggtatattgctttgcacatgtcggtctgtcagtcggtccgtccaccaggtggtttccggatgataactcaagaacgcttgggcctaggatcatgaaacttcataggtacattgatcatgacttgcagatgacccctattgattttgaggtcactaggtcaaaggtcaaggtcatggtgacccgaaatagtaaaatggtttcctgatgataactcaagaacacttgggcctaggatcatgaaacttcataggtacatttatcatgactcgcagatgacccctatcgactttcaggtcactaggtcaaaggtcaaggtcacagtgacccgaaatagtaaaatggtttccggatgataactgaagaacgcttaggcctaggatcatgaaacttgataggtagattgatcatgactcgcagatgactcctattgattttcaggtcactaggtcaaaggtcaaggtcacagtgacccaaaatagtaaaatggtttccagatgataactcaagaacgcttatggctaggatcatgacacttcgtaggtagattgataattgctggcaggtgacccctattgattttgaggtcactaggtcaaaggtcaaggtcacggtgacccgaaatagtaaaatggtttctggatgataactcaagaatgctaatggctacgatcatgaaacttcataggtacattgatcatgacttgcagatgacccctattgattttgaggtcactaggtcaaaggtcaaggtcatggtgacccgaaatagtaaaatggtttctggatgataactgaagaacgcttatgcttaggatcatgaaacttcataggtacattgatcatgactcgcagatgacacctatcgattttgaggtcactaggtcaaaggtcaagttcacggtgacttgaaatagtaaaatggtttccggatgataactgaagaacgcttatacctaggatcatgaaacttgataggtagattgatcatgactggcagatgacccctattgattttcaggtcactagttcaaaggccaaggtcacggtgacctgaaatagtaaaatgatttccggatgataactgaagaacgcttatcgctagaatcatgaaacttcataggtatattgatcatgactggcagatgacccctattgattttcaggtcactcggtcaaaggtcaaggtcacagtgacaaaaaacattcacacaatggctgtcactacaacggagggcccatatggggggcatgcatgttttacaaacagcccttgtaaaaACCAATGgttcatatttcatattttgttaaataacaactACATTCTTCTCAGGGGAGCATCAACAAATATAATTGCCACAATAAACCACGCTCGAGTGTCATTTGTTCCAAAGGAaactaaatatgtatataatacataccttactatatacatgtatagtaacaaatttgtacagtttgTCATACATGTACCTTTATCACcgttgcggggtcattataaatatttggCCCCAAGGTCGATTATTTATAATCGGCCCTCAGAATATGTGCGTGTGACGTTAAACTGGAAAAAAATTGCATCCACATTCAGCCTTAGccacaaatcaacgaaataatCAATCATTATTAGATTATTAAATGACAGGTAGCACACAATtgggataatacaaatatcgattgaaactaaaGCTGTGCTTCACACTAGATTGATGCctttatttaagctttaacaggattcaccaaacagcaaaattttaaaaataaaagacaCAATTATCtctatgacaactttaatccgatgcttaCAATAATTAAATGACAACGATGTGCAATCCGTTTTTTGTATTCTATTcgtttatctatatttattttgaatcatacttttttaagggatcttttcacgtttttgtaaattgacaaaattgcaaaaagttgtttcagattcgcaaatttttgttttagttatgatatgtgtaaggaaacagtattacttaacatttaccatggtcaaatatagccattatatgcatcttttgacgattttaaaacctaaaaattatgaagcgttgcaacgcgaaacattgaataatttggaaagttctgttgttgtcgttaacttttgtgaaactacgaagattgcgtatatgaGGTATACAATACACTACTTTGTATACTCGGATGAATAGCCGAGAAGGCTAAAGCGATTTTACGTCAGGACctcggcaggactccaggggtcactggttcgaaacctgctccaggcaatgttttttctttttaaattttattcttgagtttttactggagcttttacgatccaatgtttacatttatgaatataaagcatttaatgaataacttcaaaacatgccaaaatctgtgaaaaggcccctttaaacgattGTAGCGAATGCTACCCACtgtcaccaaaaacacgatttataaaattgaattacttGTCGGCGCAATTACAAGAATTTTATCAAAGCTTCCAATTGTGCACGACAAAtccacaatccgaaatacgtttttgttttcgttcgatGCTCCAAAATATTCTATATAAACTTTCCATGTCCCAAtagtttcgtcacagaaattacgtcacagaaatacgtagcaaaacaaagataaacaaaacaaagtacggTATATATTAAAGACGTTAATacgggccgttatgctccctgcgggccgataATCACTGCCCaccccggctcagccgtgtattatcctctaaatatttCCTTTTTACGAATACACTAGCGAAACACTTAAatactaaataattatgtatttattctaCAACATAAGAAATTAATGCATTGTGATTTTCAACAATCTGATTCAAATATATATTGGATATGATTATCCATAAAAGCCAATGACAGGCAAGTCACTTTGATCAAGTGGACCATGTAATTAACTGGTGTGttcttttatataaattgatattaacttgtaattatattttcatcaaaatttcgAATCGTATAAATAGAGTTTCTAGTATATAATCTTTGCTAATCATGGTACATGTTTTTTATTAGGAAAGCGATATTGGTGTCAGAAGAGCGTCGAACAAAAAGCATCATCAAAACCTTCAATCAATCATGCAGGTATATCATTAGCATTTGTTTGAAAATTAGTTGTTTGTATTGTAAGGTTATACTGAACATAAGGAATACAGAACACGTTCTCAGAGATACGGGCAAACTGACTGAGAGACACACAAATTGTTGACCACACAGAAATGTAAAAATAGACAGACAAAAAAGCCACATATATACATGaggcgcgctctgtgaaaacggggcttaaggcatgtgcctAAAATATCGTCCCACAATAGCCAGTCAGTACCGGCCTGTGTATTCCGCACAtacctgtgaagtccgcacagggtaatcagggacgacactttccgctttttagtgttcttctcttttaaaagaatactctcagaaaaaaatccactttcggcggtaagtgtcgtccctgatcagcctatgatgactgcataggctaatctgaagTTAAGAATACAGACAGGCATCGTTGAAGAAGTAAGTCAGTCTTTCTTTGGACAGGCAGAGCGggcgaacagacagacagacaaatatatAGATAGACAGCCTAGACACAAGGAGTGACTTATATACGTTCTGACTGGCTAACTGAAACAACGACTTGCAGGCGTGCAAACCGACGGGTCGGTCTCCAACTCACAATCAGGCAACCTGGACATCCACATTTACATAATGACACATGTTCGGtttaaaaacattcaaaacacaTATATCCTTCATTTGGAAATacaaaaatgcatattctttcaTCAAACGGAGCAaatcacaatttaaaacaagactTCAACTTATTGATTTTGAATCATATGTGATTTATATCTATCAGCGCGCGTATAAATTAATCAGTTCTCGTATACATGTTTGTCGATTTAATATACTTACATACTTaaacttttttatataaagtacTATCAATACATTTGGTTTTGATATATTACATCTGCTGCATGTTTGATACAAACGATAAAATAAGATGTACTAGTAAAGAGTTATCAACAGAAACATgtaagtaatttatataaaattaaacaaataatatacgcAAAACTATGCACAATATATATGTACAAATGATCAAAActaattgaaagtaatataatatatgcatatttagATTCCAGAGACTTTCACAGAATTGTCTATTCGGATGTTTGACGCACTTGACGACAGTGGAGCTGGGAAGGAAACTGTTTTGGAGCGGAGGAGAACTTACTTGCGGAGGGAGCTTATTGAGAAAATAGCACTTCAACTACGAGGAAAGAACAGTGAGTGTTTTCATTTCGGGAGCCAGTCGGAAGGGACCACAACTCCCGGTCTCCAGTCTAATATTGATTTTCTATTAAGTAATAACACAATCATGACCATCTGCGAAGACTGGAAGGCTGGGATGAATAACCTTCTGATGCTCCGTGACGACACCACTCCACCTCAACAGTACTTGCTACAAGTCATCAAACCCTACACACCGGAACCAGAGACCAGTCTGACCCATGACATGTTTGTAAGGAAAGATTCTGGGCAAATACTGTTAAGCGCTGAAAGATGGAAAAATCACATCGCGTATGAGGCTAGAGATCAAGGGGAGGTATTTAAAAATGGGCCTTCTGTGAGTTGGGTGCCTAACTGGGATATTGTAAATGCATGTCATGTACGCAAACCTCTTCCTGAAATACAGCACTGGATAGACAGATGTAGAGGTAAACACTGGCCACCTGTTCAGCTTCTCGAGGCTGCACGGATAGCTCCGTGTTTCCTGGTACCAGCAGGACATCCAGACAGTGATTACAAGCGAGAAGAATGGCGACTGTCCCCAAACCTGATAGAAAGAATGTTGATATTTAGCTTCAATATGactcaaataaaatgttacattgttttaaaacttatcaaaaaataattatttgctaACATTGTGGGGGATGCTATTACAAGCtttcattgtaaaactataatgtttTTCACCATAGAAAGAACACATCCTTCTCTGTGGTGCGAACACAaccttatgtttgtacttttgcTCTGTTTACACGTATTAAGGCGATGGCTGCGATTGGGAAGGCTACCACATTATATCATAGAAGGTGTGAACTTGTTCGATGGGAAACTCTCAAAGTTGCTGCAGAAACGCCTTTTAGTGTATATAGACTCGTTGATAAGGAATAACTTACAAGATGTTTTTTGTATTGGTATAGATAATATAAGTTGTCGGTTACAATCCTGTAGTATGCGGTCCATTGTACAGACTGGAGAACTAAGAGGTGTATGCTTAAGTAACAGCATTCGATTACTGCTGAAGTTTGAGTGCTTGGAAAGATTGATTTTTATAACTTTCTTAAAACATGAACAAAGCAGTTCTCATAACACCTtcgtgcaaaatttaaaatatttaatacgcacattttttgaaaattcaaCAAATGGCATATCGAAAACTGCAGCTTTAGAATGTATAAAACACGTTTACACTTTACAAATATCAGTGCAAACATCTTACTATTTGCGACTGCGAAACGTTCTTGACGGGGAAAAAATAAGGCGTGCTCAATATTCCTTTAATTCTGATGTAGCTTCTAGTCGCTTAAAGTTTGCTTCAATGTTATACTGTAGTGGTCATCATCAAGCGGCAGTTCGAGTGCTGGAGGATGTAGAGAGGAGATATCACAGCAATGTCAAGGCTGTGTGTGCATTTAGAAGACTAGAGGGAGACAGGGATCTGAAGATGTTTGCTAATATGTTAGCAGGTAACAAACAAGAGGGAATTAGTGAACTGCCATTCGTATCCTGTGTCAGATTTGTAAGGCAAGAATCGTTTTGCACTCCTGccatattattgtttgaaatgaatcgcaaTAACACCGAAGAGGAAGTGGCACAGAGAGATTACAATGAAAAAATATGGATGGACAGTGTTGAGGTGGATGCCCATCCATTCCTACACTATCTGCAATATCTCACGTATGGAGGACTTGGTGAAAGTGATAATCAGCTACAGGCATTAAGAACATTGGAGtcttatatatatgatataagAAATTACATCAACCTGTATCATTACGAGACAGCACTTAACATGCTGGGACACTGCTATGAAATGGAAGGAGACTATGAAAGGGCGTTAAATATCTACGAGCTTTCGTTGCGTTGTCTCGGTACAAACAATGCTGCTAACTGGCACGTTCGGCGTGTTCTTAGCCTTATAAGTGGTTAATTATACACAGGTGAAACATATGTACAGTATTACAATAAGTGAACTATAAGCGAATTCTGAAATTCAAGTTTCATGTCTGTTACTTTATAAACTTTAAGGAAACGCAACCCATAAAGATAAACATATTGACATATGTATTATGTTCTTTATGAATTCTTCACATTTTCCCATAGAGCTAAATCAACGTTTTAGATTTGTTAGATACTCTTTGGAATACCTGTTAAATGTATATGCTTTTTAATTAGTGTTATCCATGTATATCTTGAACGTAATGCAGTGTTAATGCATCTCTTAAGTATCACATGTTACATGCAGCCACtacagtaattattataattctgACAGTTATATATAAGTTAATTCCACAGGACTGatacatatatatgatttttCCTTGAATTGTTAACactttttatgaaataacaaGAATTATTAAAGCTTGCTTTGGTCCGTTTGTAGCTCACATGAGCACGTAGTTTGAAGGTTAGTCACTTGCGTCTTAATCCACGTTCTCCATCATTAAAACTCTTAGAAAATCTGCCTAATCACTATATGCGCCGCATttatggtcaaaatgtttatct contains:
- the LOC127851686 gene encoding uncharacterized protein LOC127851686 isoform X6, with the protein product MAGNPHQLEISRLHEFEEVQIAFSKMWNLSVDMEAAQRESRMQNKESDIGVRRASNKKHHQNLQSIMQIPETFTELSIRMFDALDDSGAGKETVLERRRTYLRRELIEKIALQLRGKNSECFHFGSQSEGTTTPGLQSNIDFLLSNNTIMTICEDWKAGMNNLLMLRDDTTPPQQYLLQVIKPYTPEPETSLTHDMFVRKDSGQILLSAERWKNHIAYEARDQGEVFKNGPSVSWVPNWDIVNACHVRKPLPEIQHWIDRCRGKHWPPVQLLEAARIAPCFLVPAGHPDSDYKREEWRLSPNLIERMLIFSFNMTQIKCYIVLKLIKK
- the LOC127851686 gene encoding uncharacterized protein LOC127851686 isoform X10, with the translated sequence MAGNPHQLEISRLHEFEEVQIAFSKMWNLSVDMEAAQRESRMQNKESDIGVRRASNKKHHQNLQSIMQIPETFTELSIRMFDALDDSGAGKETVLERRRTYLRRELIEKIALQLRGKNMVIIKRQFECWRM